DNA sequence from the Thiobacillus sp. SCUT-2 genome:
CGGGCCTGACCTTGAGCTCCTGTACGCCGCCTTCCTTGAGCAGCGCTTGCCAGTCGAGCGTGCCGGCGACATCGGTGAATTTCGCCTGGGGCCGGATCGTGGGCTTGACGATGCCCACCTGCTTGGCGACTTCCAGTCCACTGCGCAGGATGACCTGGTTTTCCGCGATGACGGTGACGGTGGCGCCGGAAATCGCGTCGACGCCGATCATGCCCTCGCCCGGGCGCGCGCTGCCGACCTCGATCTTGGCGCCGACGAACTTGCCGAGATACTGCTTGACGAACTTGGTCAGCTCCGACTCCGGGATGCCGACCAGCAGGATCGGCTCGGAGTGGCGCAGCACCCGCACGCCGGTGATGATGCCCTTGGTGTCCATGCCGATCAGGGTCACGACGGGCTTGCCCGAGTAGGCGGGGATGTCGACCACGTCGGTGGAGAGGAAGACATAGCCGACGAGCTTGCGGCCCTTCTTCTCGCCGTGGTGCTCCTTGTCGCCGTTGGCGCCGTTCTCTTCATGCTCATCCGAGGTCGTCCGGTAGGCCTCGACGTAGGACGGCTTGCCCATGCGGGGGGAGAAGCTGTCGGCGCCGGGCATGACGTCCTTGCAGGGAACGTACTTGCAGAGATCGGGGTCGCTGGAGAGTTCGGCAGGGAGCGGGGCTTCGTAGCTTCCCGCCAGCGCCAGGCCGGGGGCGCAGCACAAGACCACCAGGGTCGCGAAACGGACGGCCAGGCGTGCAAGAGAATTCATCAGAGGTATCGCCAAGAGTTGAACATCAAGCGGGCGCTCGCTTCCTCGAGGCCCGAGCGGCCGCCGGTCGCATGGCCGGCGGGCCGCCAGGTCGTGCACTGCCCCGCGTTACGCGGGGCAGCGGCGCGGATCACGCCTCGACAAGCATGCGGCTGCGCATCTCCAGGTGCAGAGCATGACAGAAGTTGGTGCAGTAGCACCAGTAGACGCCGGGCTTGTCGGCAATGAAGGTGACCGACTGCGTCTGCTGCGGGTTGACGATGAACTGGATGTCGTACTTCGGAATGGCGAAGCCGTGGGTCAGGTCCTCGACCTTGTCGTGGTTGGTGAGGATGATGGTGACTTCGTCGCCCTTCTTGACCTTGAACTCGCGCAGGCTGAAGGCTGGCGCCTGGCTGGTGAGCTTGATGGTCACCTTCTTGCCGTTGCGGAAGACGCCGGAGTCCTTCGGGTCCTTCACCGCGTGGGGGAAGTCGTCCAGGTTGTAGACCTGGCGCGTCTTGATGATGTCGCGGCGAACGATGATGGAATCGTGCGGCTCCGAGTACACCGAGTGGTCGGCGACCAGCTTCATCTTGTCGCCGCTGATGTCGATCAGCTGCGCCGTCTCGGCGTGGAGCGGGCCGACCGGCAGGAAACGGTCCTTGGAGAACTTGTTGTCCGAGATGAAGTACTTGCCGTCCGATTCCTTGGTCTCGCCCATCGAGGTGAAGCCGTGGCCCGGCTGGTAGTGCACGTCGATGCGGTCCAGCACGACCTTGGCCTGCTTGTCGCCCTTGAACGCCTTGATCGCGGCGTCCACGTTCCATTTCACGATCTGGCTGTCGAGGAACAGCGTGGTGTAGGCGTTGCCCTTGTTGTCGAAGCCGGTGTGGAGCGGGCCAAGGCCGATCTCGGGCTCGGCGACGACCGCATCGCGCGGGTTGGCCAGCTGCCCGTCGAACCACTTCAGCACCAGGGCGTGCTCGATGACCGAGGCGGTCGGCGACAGCTTGCCCGAGCAGGCGTAGTACTTGCCGTCGGGGCTGATGTTGACGCCGTGCGGGTTCTTCGGAATCGGCACGTAGCAGGTCAGCGCCGTCTTCGGATCCTGGTTGGCGGCCTTGGTACCGTCGACCACGGGGACCTTGGAGCCGGCGATGGTCTTGAACTTGCCGGCCTTCACCGCCTCCTCGATGCGGGCGACGTTGAAGAACAGGCAGGCATCCATCTCGGATGCCATCATGTCCTCGTAATGCAGCCCCATCTCGGTGTTGTACTGGTTGGTGCAGGTCAGCTTGCCGTCATAGGAGGTGGCGACCAGGTCGC
Encoded proteins:
- the nosZ gene encoding TAT-dependent nitrous-oxide reductase, whose amino-acid sequence is MTQDDSKLSDTPPDLGRRKFMNTAALVGLSGAGLSLGLSACNKKEAAAPAATGGAAPAAAAGAVDYSKYEVPPGQLDEYYSFSSGGHSGEVRIYGIPSGRELKRIPVFNMDALVGWGITNESKAIIGTKPDGTLKYHTGDTHHLHQSYTDGVYDGKYMFVNDKIHGRLARVRMDTMETDKITELPNVQGFHGTFPDKRDPVDPNINHTTRVFCGGEFSIPLPNDGRDLEDGSKYRSIFTCVDSNTMDVRWQVLIDGNCDLVATSYDGKLTCTNQYNTEMGLHYEDMMASEMDACLFFNVARIEEAVKAGKFKTIAGSKVPVVDGTKAANQDPKTALTCYVPIPKNPHGVNISPDGKYYACSGKLSPTASVIEHALVLKWFDGQLANPRDAVVAEPEIGLGPLHTGFDNKGNAYTTLFLDSQIVKWNVDAAIKAFKGDKQAKVVLDRIDVHYQPGHGFTSMGETKESDGKYFISDNKFSKDRFLPVGPLHAETAQLIDISGDKMKLVADHSVYSEPHDSIIVRRDIIKTRQVYNLDDFPHAVKDPKDSGVFRNGKKVTIKLTSQAPAFSLREFKVKKGDEVTIILTNHDKVEDLTHGFAIPKYDIQFIVNPQQTQSVTFIADKPGVYWCYCTNFCHALHLEMRSRMLVEA